One stretch of Cohnella algarum DNA includes these proteins:
- a CDS encoding bifunctional homocysteine S-methyltransferase/methylenetetrahydrofolate reductase gives MRTDLRAALKARTRVGDGAMGTYLYQLGVPIGVSFEEYNLLNPELIADVHRRYISAGAEVIETNTFSAQRSKLARFGLENKTEEINAAGVAIARRAAGDQAYVVASVGSVKAGQRSDASDAEVRRDFEEQLGALIAAGADGVLLETFTDFAEMSLAVSIVRKQSDLPVICQFAVGDAARTHDGVPLPDAFARLAAGGADVIGFNCRSGPVGILRALEELPGGLGMPLSAFPNAGLPEYVDGKVVYPASPDYFATNARRFADAGVRLLGGCCGTTPEHIAAIAGALKGYEPDAAPAADGAEPREPERIEVAEPEPVPPSPPAREPSIVDLVRERHTVIVELDPPRDLDISRFMAGAEALKAAGADALTMADNSLAVTRMSNMALGALLKERVGIRPLVHIACRDRNSIGTQSHMMGFDALGIDHVLAVTGDPAKFGDLPGASSVYDMTSFEIIRMIKQLNAGIAFSGRPLKQKANFVIGAAFNPNVKHLDKAVQRLEKKVEAGADYIMTQPVYDSAQIEKIAEATKGIGIPIFLGIFPLASGRNAEYLHNEVPGIQLSDEVRRRMRGLEGAEGRAEGIAIAKELLDTAMKHFNGIYLMTPFLFYEMTAELTRYVAASRSAETRKSR, from the coding sequence GTGAGAACGGATTTGCGTGCCGCGCTGAAGGCCCGAACCCGGGTCGGCGACGGAGCGATGGGAACCTACCTGTATCAGTTGGGGGTTCCGATCGGCGTATCGTTTGAAGAATACAATTTGCTGAACCCGGAATTGATCGCGGACGTTCACCGCCGCTATATTTCGGCCGGCGCCGAAGTGATTGAGACGAACACGTTCTCCGCCCAGCGCTCGAAGCTGGCCCGATTCGGGCTGGAAAACAAGACGGAGGAAATCAACGCGGCGGGGGTGGCGATCGCCAGGCGCGCGGCGGGCGATCAAGCGTACGTGGTGGCGTCCGTCGGCTCCGTCAAAGCCGGCCAGCGCAGCGACGCGAGCGATGCCGAGGTGCGGCGCGACTTCGAGGAGCAGCTCGGCGCGCTGATCGCAGCGGGGGCCGACGGCGTCCTGCTCGAAACGTTTACGGATTTCGCGGAAATGTCGCTCGCCGTCTCGATCGTCCGCAAGCAAAGCGATCTGCCGGTCATCTGCCAATTCGCGGTCGGAGACGCGGCCCGGACGCACGACGGCGTTCCCCTTCCCGACGCGTTCGCGCGGCTTGCGGCCGGAGGAGCCGACGTCATCGGCTTCAACTGCCGCAGCGGGCCGGTCGGCATCCTGCGCGCGCTGGAGGAGCTGCCGGGCGGGCTCGGCATGCCGCTGTCGGCGTTCCCGAACGCGGGGCTGCCGGAATACGTGGACGGCAAAGTCGTCTATCCGGCGTCGCCCGACTACTTCGCGACGAACGCGCGGCGGTTCGCCGACGCGGGCGTGCGGCTGCTCGGCGGCTGCTGCGGCACGACGCCGGAGCATATCGCCGCGATCGCGGGCGCCTTGAAAGGCTACGAGCCCGACGCCGCTCCGGCGGCGGACGGCGCGGAGCCGCGCGAGCCGGAGCGGATCGAGGTCGCCGAGCCGGAACCGGTTCCGCCCTCGCCTCCGGCCCGGGAGCCTTCGATCGTCGATCTCGTCCGCGAGCGCCATACGGTCATCGTCGAGCTCGATCCGCCCCGCGATCTGGACATTTCCCGCTTCATGGCGGGCGCCGAAGCGCTGAAGGCGGCCGGCGCCGACGCGCTGACGATGGCCGACAACTCGCTGGCGGTGACGCGCATGAGCAACATGGCGCTCGGCGCGCTGCTCAAGGAACGGGTCGGCATCCGGCCGCTCGTTCACATCGCGTGCCGGGACCGCAATTCGATCGGCACGCAGTCGCATATGATGGGCTTCGATGCGCTCGGCATCGACCATGTGCTGGCGGTAACGGGCGACCCGGCGAAGTTCGGCGATTTGCCCGGCGCGAGCTCGGTTTACGACATGACCTCATTCGAAATCATTCGCATGATCAAGCAGCTCAACGCCGGCATCGCGTTTTCGGGCAGACCGCTGAAGCAGAAGGCGAACTTCGTCATCGGGGCGGCATTCAATCCGAACGTCAAGCATCTGGACAAAGCGGTGCAGCGGCTCGAGAAAAAGGTGGAGGCGGGCGCCGACTACATTATGACGCAGCCGGTGTACGATTCCGCCCAAATCGAAAAAATCGCCGAAGCGACGAAAGGCATCGGCATTCCGATTTTTCTCGGCATTTTTCCGCTGGCCAGCGGCCGCAATGCCGAATATTTGCACAACGAGGTGCCCGGGATTCAATTGTCCGACGAAGTCCGCCGCCGGATGCGGGGGCTCGAAGGGGCCGAGGGAAGGGCCGAAGGGATCGCGATCGCCAAGGAGCTTCTCGATACGGCCATGAAGCACTTTAACGGAATTTACTTGATGACGCCGTTTCTTTTTTACGAGATGACCGCGGAGCTGACCCGGTACGTCGCCGCGAGCCGATCCGCCGAAACGCGAAAATCGCGGTAG
- the remA gene encoding extracellular matrix/biofilm regulator RemA — MAIKLINIGFGNIVSANRIISIVSPESAPIKRIIQEARDRHMLIDATYGRRTRAVIITDSDHVILSAVQPETVAHRLSTKDDEHDE, encoded by the coding sequence ATGGCGATCAAACTGATCAATATCGGTTTTGGCAACATCGTTTCGGCGAACAGGATCATATCCATTGTCAGTCCGGAATCGGCGCCGATCAAACGGATCATCCAGGAAGCGCGGGACAGGCATATGCTGATCGACGCGACGTATGGCCGCCGCACCCGCGCGGTCATCATTACCGACAGCGATCACGTCATTTTGTCGGCCGTTCAGCCGGAAACGGTTGCGCACCGGCTATCCACCAAAGATGACGAACATGACGAATGA
- the gmk gene encoding guanylate kinase, whose translation MKKGLLIVLSGPSGVGKGTVCASLRRRMPELVYSVSATTRPPREGEKDGVNYFFKTREQFLDMLASDALLESAEYVGNFYGTPREFVERTIAEGKDIILEIEVQGALKVKEKFPEGVFVFLLPPSLGELKQRIVGRGTESQDKIDHRLSVAVEEMNLLNKYDYAVVNDEIDRACERIQAIITAEHCKRERFRHELIAELQDLTTAKNGSER comes from the coding sequence ATGAAAAAAGGTTTGCTCATCGTACTGTCAGGCCCGTCCGGAGTCGGCAAGGGCACCGTATGCGCTTCGCTGCGCCGCCGGATGCCGGAGCTCGTCTATTCGGTTTCGGCCACGACCCGTCCGCCCAGAGAGGGAGAGAAGGACGGCGTCAACTATTTTTTCAAGACGCGGGAACAGTTTCTCGATATGCTCGCCTCCGACGCCTTGCTCGAGAGCGCGGAGTACGTCGGGAACTTTTACGGCACGCCCCGCGAATTCGTCGAGCGCACGATCGCCGAAGGCAAAGATATCATTCTTGAAATCGAAGTTCAGGGAGCTCTCAAGGTAAAGGAGAAGTTTCCCGAAGGCGTGTTCGTGTTCCTGCTGCCCCCGTCGCTCGGCGAACTGAAGCAGCGGATCGTCGGACGCGGCACCGAATCGCAAGACAAGATCGACCATCGCTTGTCCGTCGCGGTCGAGGAGATGAATCTGCTTAACAAGTACGACTACGCGGTCGTGAACGACGAGATCGATCGCGCGTGCGAGCGGATCCAAGCGATCATAACGGCCGAGCATTGCAAGCGCGAGCGGTTCCGGCATGAGCTGATCGCGGAATTGCAGGACCTGACCACGGCCAAAAACGGATCGGAGAGATGA
- the rpoZ gene encoding DNA-directed RNA polymerase subunit omega, with product MLYPSIDELVRKVDSKYTLVVAASKRARSLREGKQSELISPKSHKFVGVALEEIYHEFINVETIQPEEAVQAESENE from the coding sequence ATGCTTTACCCTTCTATTGACGAACTGGTAAGGAAAGTCGACAGCAAATATACGCTCGTCGTCGCGGCGTCGAAGCGGGCCCGGAGCTTGCGCGAAGGCAAGCAATCCGAGCTGATCTCGCCCAAATCGCATAAATTCGTCGGCGTCGCGCTCGAGGAAATCTATCACGAGTTTATAAACGTAGAAACGATTCAACCGGAAGAAGCCGTGCAAGCCGAATCGGAGAACGAATGA
- the coaBC gene encoding bifunctional phosphopantothenoylcysteine decarboxylase/phosphopantothenate--cysteine ligase CoaBC encodes MSGPLAGKTIVLGITGGIAAYKAATVCSRLVSLGAEVRVIMTDGAQRFIAPLTLQTLSRHPVATDTFDEREASKVQHIDWADAADLVVVAPATANIIGKMAAGIADDMLSTTLLATTAPVLIAPAMNVHMLEHPAVVRNLQTLAERGVRFVEPGTGQLACGYVGKGRLAEPDDIAAAAARLLATDKPLAGRRVLVTAGGTIERIDPVRYITNDSSGKMGFALAETALLLGADVTLVCARTDGAPPAGTKLVSVRSAEEMLEAVMARAGEMDAIVMAAAVADYRPKAPLERKMKKGPETLTLELVRNPDILQTVGEWKADRIHSGKTPFVIGFAAETDEVEKHATDKLRRKRCDLIVANDVSQEGAGFGADTNIVSVYGPEGLVESLPLQSKRAAAERIWRIAAARPPWREAGEAAKAGQPAAAAADSRTVPASSGRPAATGEAADA; translated from the coding sequence ATGTCTGGACCGCTTGCAGGCAAGACGATCGTGCTCGGGATTACGGGGGGAATCGCCGCGTACAAGGCGGCGACGGTTTGCAGCCGTCTCGTGTCGCTCGGGGCCGAAGTCCGCGTCATCATGACGGACGGCGCGCAGCGTTTCATCGCGCCGCTTACGCTGCAGACGCTGTCCCGGCATCCGGTGGCGACGGATACGTTCGACGAAAGGGAAGCGTCCAAAGTGCAGCACATCGACTGGGCCGACGCCGCCGACCTGGTCGTCGTCGCTCCGGCCACCGCGAATATCATCGGCAAAATGGCGGCCGGCATCGCCGACGACATGCTCAGCACGACGCTGCTCGCGACGACGGCGCCGGTGCTGATCGCCCCGGCGATGAACGTGCACATGCTGGAGCATCCGGCCGTCGTGCGCAATCTCCAGACGTTGGCCGAGCGGGGCGTCCGGTTCGTCGAGCCGGGAACGGGACAGCTCGCTTGCGGCTACGTCGGCAAGGGCCGGCTCGCCGAGCCCGACGACATTGCGGCGGCCGCCGCGCGGCTGCTGGCGACGGACAAGCCGCTGGCGGGCAGGCGGGTACTCGTCACCGCGGGCGGAACGATCGAGAGGATCGATCCGGTCCGCTACATTACGAACGATTCGTCGGGCAAAATGGGCTTCGCGCTCGCCGAGACGGCGCTGCTGCTGGGCGCGGACGTGACGCTCGTATGCGCCCGGACGGACGGCGCGCCGCCTGCGGGGACGAAGCTCGTGTCCGTTCGCTCCGCGGAGGAAATGCTCGAAGCCGTCATGGCGCGCGCGGGCGAAATGGACGCCATCGTTATGGCAGCCGCGGTCGCCGACTACCGGCCCAAAGCCCCGCTCGAACGGAAAATGAAAAAAGGGCCGGAGACGCTGACGCTGGAGCTGGTCCGCAATCCCGATATTTTGCAGACGGTCGGAGAGTGGAAGGCGGATCGGATTCACTCCGGCAAAACGCCGTTCGTCATCGGCTTCGCGGCGGAAACGGACGAAGTGGAAAAGCATGCGACGGACAAGCTCAGGCGCAAGCGTTGCGATTTGATCGTCGCCAACGACGTTTCGCAGGAAGGCGCGGGCTTCGGCGCCGATACGAATATCGTGAGCGTCTACGGGCCGGAGGGTCTGGTGGAATCGCTGCCGCTCCAGTCCAAACGGGCGGCGGCGGAACGCATCTGGCGGATCGCGGCCGCGCGTCCGCCGTGGCGCGAAGCGGGAGAAGCCGCAAAGGCCGGGCAACCGGCAGCCGCGGCGGCGGACAGCCGGACCGTCCCGGCAAGCAGCGGCCGCCCGGCTGCTACCGGGGAGGCGGCCGACGCATGA
- the priA gene encoding primosomal protein N', whose translation MKVARVIVDVPSRDTDRPFDYRIPEHLARWIDIGSRVAVPFGGRLLQGIVVAVPDRAEVDPGRLKPVEDVLDSLPPLSAELVELGEWISRRWLCPLTVALQAMLPAALKGKTEKYIAPMPGTRWTEADRAAAPGLVEALERQAPLKLTALAKQFPDAADAIKRWLKQGKLGERQKVEDRLSVKTVLTVVPPDERRLREALADIPGRAAKQREVLEYLLAHPEPIAQQKLADAAGTNVSVIRALADKGYVAVEAVEANRDPYADRTFAPSSPMTLTEAQAAAFEPIARAIDEERSEVFLLHGVTGSGKTEIYLQAIQRCLTLNKEAIVLVPEIALTPQMVERFKSRFGDLVAVLHSRLSNGERYDEWRKIRDGSARVAVGARSAIFAPFENIGLIVIDEEHESSYKQEESPKYHARDVAAERARKHGAAVVLGSATPSMESYGAAKYPGSGVEADLRPVYVALPERVAARPLPPVSIVDMREELRLGNRAMFSNLLKEKLEDRLEKGEQTVLLLNRRGYSTFVMCRSCGYTAQCPHCDIALTYHRGSRNLRCHYCGYAEREPEECPSCQSRHIRFFGTGTQKVEEALALAFPGVRVIRMDVDTTSEKGSHEKWLTAFRERKADVLLGTQMVAKGLDFPYVTLVGVLAADSALRLPDFRAPERTFQLLTQVAGRAGRHELPGEVVIQTYEPEHASIAAARRHDYGGFALEELRHRRMMAYPPYGRLIAVTFSHEQVPLLMSLGETFASKMRARAESAGLAGAAGLPAFEVLGPVASPIPRLKDRYRFQCMVKYRGADADAHAWTAETLREIADPAKKHGVQISVDVDPQMML comes from the coding sequence ATGAAGGTTGCCCGCGTCATCGTCGACGTGCCCAGCCGGGACACGGACCGGCCGTTCGATTACCGCATCCCGGAGCATCTCGCCCGGTGGATCGACATCGGCAGCCGGGTTGCGGTCCCATTCGGCGGCAGGCTGCTTCAGGGGATCGTCGTCGCCGTTCCGGACCGGGCGGAGGTCGATCCGGGCAGGCTCAAGCCGGTCGAGGACGTCCTCGACTCGCTGCCTCCGCTGTCGGCGGAACTGGTGGAGCTCGGGGAATGGATCAGCCGCCGCTGGCTTTGCCCGCTCACGGTCGCGCTGCAGGCGATGCTGCCCGCGGCGCTGAAAGGGAAGACGGAGAAGTACATAGCGCCGATGCCGGGAACTCGCTGGACGGAAGCCGACAGGGCCGCGGCGCCCGGCCTCGTCGAAGCGCTCGAGCGGCAGGCTCCGCTCAAGCTGACTGCGCTCGCGAAGCAATTTCCGGATGCGGCGGACGCGATCAAGCGATGGCTGAAGCAGGGAAAATTGGGGGAACGGCAGAAGGTGGAAGACCGGCTGTCGGTCAAAACCGTGCTCACGGTCGTTCCTCCGGACGAGCGGCGGCTTCGCGAGGCGCTCGCGGACATTCCGGGTCGCGCCGCCAAGCAGCGGGAAGTCCTCGAATATTTGCTCGCCCATCCCGAGCCGATCGCCCAGCAGAAGCTTGCGGACGCGGCGGGGACGAACGTCTCCGTCATTCGGGCGCTGGCCGACAAAGGCTATGTCGCCGTCGAAGCCGTCGAGGCGAACCGGGATCCGTACGCGGACCGGACGTTCGCGCCGTCCTCGCCGATGACGCTGACCGAAGCGCAGGCGGCGGCCTTCGAGCCGATCGCGCGGGCGATCGACGAGGAGCGAAGCGAAGTGTTTTTGCTGCATGGCGTCACGGGAAGCGGCAAGACGGAAATTTATTTGCAGGCGATTCAGCGCTGCCTGACGTTGAACAAGGAAGCGATCGTGCTCGTGCCGGAAATCGCGCTGACCCCGCAGATGGTCGAACGCTTCAAAAGCCGGTTCGGCGATCTGGTCGCGGTGCTTCACAGCCGGCTGTCGAACGGCGAACGCTATGACGAGTGGCGGAAAATCCGGGACGGAAGCGCCCGCGTGGCCGTCGGCGCCCGCTCCGCGATTTTCGCTCCGTTCGAAAACATCGGGCTGATCGTCATCGACGAAGAGCACGAATCTTCGTACAAGCAGGAAGAAAGCCCGAAATATCATGCGAGGGACGTGGCGGCGGAAAGGGCGAGAAAGCACGGCGCCGCCGTCGTGCTCGGCTCGGCGACGCCTTCGATGGAGTCTTACGGCGCCGCCAAATATCCGGGCAGCGGGGTGGAAGCCGATCTTCGCCCCGTTTACGTTGCCTTGCCCGAGCGAGTCGCCGCCCGCCCGCTTCCGCCCGTGTCGATCGTCGACATGCGCGAGGAGCTGCGCCTGGGCAACCGGGCGATGTTCAGCAACCTTTTGAAAGAGAAGCTGGAGGACCGGCTCGAAAAAGGGGAGCAAACCGTTTTGCTGCTGAACAGGCGCGGCTACTCCACGTTCGTCATGTGCCGGTCCTGCGGATATACGGCGCAATGCCCGCATTGCGACATCGCGCTGACGTACCATAGGGGATCGCGCAACCTGCGCTGCCACTACTGCGGCTACGCGGAACGGGAGCCGGAGGAGTGCCCGTCGTGCCAAAGCCGGCACATCCGCTTTTTTGGCACCGGAACGCAAAAGGTCGAGGAAGCGCTCGCCCTCGCGTTCCCCGGCGTCCGCGTCATCCGGATGGACGTCGACACGACGTCGGAAAAAGGCTCGCACGAAAAGTGGCTGACCGCGTTTCGCGAGCGCAAGGCGGACGTCCTTCTGGGCACGCAAATGGTGGCGAAAGGGCTCGATTTTCCTTACGTCACGCTCGTCGGGGTGCTTGCCGCCGATTCCGCGCTGCGCCTTCCCGATTTCCGGGCTCCCGAACGAACGTTCCAGCTGCTGACCCAGGTGGCGGGGCGGGCGGGAAGGCACGAGCTTCCGGGCGAGGTGGTCATTCAAACGTACGAGCCGGAGCACGCCTCGATCGCGGCCGCCCGCCGCCACGACTACGGCGGCTTCGCGCTCGAGGAGCTTCGCCATCGGCGAATGATGGCTTATCCGCCGTACGGGAGGCTGATCGCCGTCACGTTTTCGCACGAACAGGTTCCGCTGCTCATGTCTCTCGGAGAAACGTTCGCCTCCAAAATGCGGGCGAGGGCGGAATCGGCCGGGCTTGCCGGAGCCGCGGGCTTGCCCGCGTTCGAGGTTCTCGGTCCCGTCGCGTCGCCGATTCCTCGGCTGAAAGATCGCTACCGTTTTCAATGTATGGTAAAATATCGGGGAGCGGATGCGGACGCTCATGCCTGGACGGCGGAAACGCTCCGCGAAATCGCGGACCCCGCCAAAAAACACGGCGTGCAAATCAGCGTCGACGTCGATCCGCAAATGATGTTATAG
- the def gene encoding peptide deformylase translates to MSIRLIVKHPDDVLRERAQEVTKFNANLHKLLDDMADTMYDADGVGLAAPQVGILKRVIVVDADEEQGLIELVNPEIVSAEGEQLGPEGCLSIPGLQGDVRRANKVVIRGQDRHGNPVQYEGTGLLARAFQHEVDHLNGVLFIDIAESVYEARKAEQDGE, encoded by the coding sequence ATGTCGATTCGATTGATCGTCAAACACCCGGACGATGTGCTGAGGGAAAGGGCTCAGGAGGTTACCAAGTTCAACGCGAATCTCCACAAGCTGCTCGACGATATGGCGGATACGATGTACGACGCGGATGGGGTCGGTCTCGCGGCTCCGCAGGTCGGCATTTTGAAGCGCGTCATCGTCGTCGACGCGGACGAAGAGCAAGGGCTGATCGAGCTCGTCAACCCCGAGATCGTCTCGGCGGAAGGCGAGCAGCTCGGACCGGAAGGCTGCCTTAGCATTCCGGGGCTGCAGGGCGACGTGCGGAGGGCGAACAAAGTCGTCATCCGCGGACAGGACCGTCACGGCAACCCGGTGCAGTACGAAGGAACCGGATTGCTGGCGCGCGCTTTCCAGCATGAGGTGGATCATTTGAACGGCGTGCTTTTTATCGATATAGCGGAATCGGTATACGAGGCGCGCAAGGCGGAACAGGACGGGGAATAA
- the fmt gene encoding methionyl-tRNA formyltransferase, producing the protein MNILFMGTPDFAVPSLRALLERGLNVVAVVTQPDRPKGRKRELSPPPVKAFAQQRGLRVLQPEKLRSPDAVAAVTELAPDLIVTAAYGQILPKAVLDLPRFGCVNVHGSLLPRYRGGAPIQRSIMNGEPVTGVTLMYMAEGLDTGDMIAKVEVPIGDDDTAGSIFAKLSDAGAELLIEWLPRLLDGTAPRIAQDDAEATYAPNLTREDERIDWNRTARDIFNQVRGLHPMAGAFTFLNGEVFKVWGCRAPGETDARLAAEWAEAKPGTVLEAGADGIRVRTGDGSVVLTQVQPAGKKALPAAEYARGARIAPGTALG; encoded by the coding sequence ATGAACATACTGTTTATGGGAACGCCCGATTTCGCCGTTCCTTCGCTTCGGGCGCTCCTGGAGCGAGGCCTGAACGTCGTCGCGGTCGTCACGCAGCCGGATCGGCCGAAAGGCCGCAAGCGGGAACTCTCCCCGCCGCCGGTCAAGGCGTTCGCGCAGCAGCGGGGACTCCGCGTGCTGCAGCCGGAGAAGCTGCGATCGCCCGACGCGGTCGCGGCCGTAACGGAGCTGGCCCCGGATTTGATCGTGACGGCTGCGTACGGCCAAATTTTGCCCAAGGCGGTGCTGGATTTGCCGCGCTTCGGCTGCGTCAACGTGCACGGCTCGCTGCTGCCGCGTTACCGCGGCGGAGCTCCGATCCAGCGCTCCATCATGAACGGGGAGCCGGTAACCGGCGTAACGCTCATGTACATGGCGGAGGGGCTCGACACCGGGGACATGATCGCCAAAGTCGAGGTCCCGATCGGCGACGACGATACGGCGGGCTCGATTTTCGCCAAGCTGAGCGACGCGGGGGCCGAGCTTCTGATCGAATGGCTGCCTCGCCTGCTCGACGGAACCGCCCCGCGGATCGCGCAGGACGATGCAGAAGCGACCTATGCGCCGAACTTGACCCGGGAAGACGAGCGGATCGACTGGAATCGGACCGCCCGGGACATTTTCAACCAGGTCCGCGGCCTGCATCCGATGGCCGGGGCGTTTACGTTTTTGAACGGGGAAGTGTTCAAAGTATGGGGCTGCCGGGCGCCGGGGGAAACGGATGCCCGACTGGCGGCCGAATGGGCCGAAGCCAAGCCCGGCACGGTGCTCGAAGCGGGCGCGGACGGCATTCGCGTGCGGACGGGCGACGGCAGCGTCGTCCTGACGCAGGTGCAGCCGGCAGGCAAAAAAGCGCTGCCCGCGGCGGAGTATGCGAGAGGGGCGCGCATCGCCCCCGGAACGGCGCTCGGTTAA
- the rlmN gene encoding 23S rRNA (adenine(2503)-C(2))-methyltransferase RlmN, which yields MEKQTTVKGLADKLNYKTEKPFIYDYTLEQLQDWVKEQGQPAFRAGQIFDWLYVKRVDDFEGMSNLPKALREKLAETFNFVTLKEITKLQSKDGTVKFLFGLHDDHAIETVIMRHNYGNSVCVTTQVGCRIGCTFCASTLGGLKRNLTPGEIVAQVVQAQKLLDPENERVSSIVIMGSGEPFENYDATMTFLRLMTHPKGLNIGQRHITVSTSGIVPNMIKFADENTQINLAISIHAPNDELRSKLMPVNRRFPFSEVIDACKYYIEKTGRRITFEYALIGGVNDRPEHAEELGKVLKDMLCHVNLIPVNYVPERDYVRTPRDDIFEFHRILVRNRINATIRREQGHDIAAACGQLRAKHMESQAR from the coding sequence GTGGAAAAACAAACGACGGTCAAAGGATTGGCCGATAAGCTCAATTACAAAACCGAGAAACCTTTTATTTACGACTATACGCTCGAACAGCTTCAAGATTGGGTCAAGGAGCAGGGCCAGCCGGCTTTCCGCGCCGGCCAAATCTTCGACTGGCTTTACGTGAAGCGGGTCGACGATTTCGAGGGCATGTCCAATTTGCCCAAAGCGCTTCGGGAAAAGCTTGCCGAGACGTTCAATTTCGTCACGCTGAAGGAAATTACGAAGCTGCAATCGAAGGACGGAACGGTCAAGTTTTTGTTCGGGCTGCACGACGATCACGCGATCGAGACGGTCATCATGCGCCACAACTACGGCAACAGCGTCTGCGTGACGACGCAGGTCGGCTGCCGGATCGGCTGCACGTTTTGCGCTTCGACGCTCGGCGGTTTGAAACGGAATTTGACGCCCGGCGAAATCGTCGCCCAGGTCGTTCAGGCGCAAAAGCTGCTCGACCCGGAAAACGAGCGGGTTTCCAGCATCGTCATTATGGGTTCGGGAGAACCGTTCGAAAACTATGACGCGACAATGACGTTTCTCCGCTTGATGACGCACCCGAAGGGGCTCAACATCGGGCAGCGCCACATTACGGTTTCGACAAGCGGCATCGTGCCGAACATGATCAAATTCGCGGACGAGAACACGCAAATCAACCTGGCGATCTCGATTCACGCGCCGAACGACGAGCTGCGCTCGAAGCTGATGCCGGTCAACCGGAGGTTCCCGTTCAGCGAGGTCATCGACGCCTGCAAATATTACATCGAGAAGACGGGCCGGAGAATTACGTTCGAGTACGCGCTGATCGGCGGCGTCAACGACCGCCCCGAGCACGCGGAGGAGCTCGGCAAGGTGCTCAAGGACATGCTGTGCCATGTCAACCTGATTCCGGTAAACTACGTGCCCGAGCGCGACTACGTGCGAACGCCGCGGGACGATATTTTCGAGTTCCACCGCATCCTGGTTCGCAACCGGATCAACGCGACGATCCGCAGGGAGCAAGGGCACGACATCGCGGCCGCTTGCGGCCAGCTGCGGGCGAAGCATATGGAGTCACAGGCGAGGTGA
- a CDS encoding Stp1/IreP family PP2C-type Ser/Thr phosphatase has translation MKTAWRSHVGRVRHLNEDRAWTGQLRNGIAAAVVADGMGGHKAGDVASGLAIDSLTQSLTEWNEDLSSEASEDRLRAIVRKANAAVFEMASGNEAYSNMGTTVVLAMADKEAAMIGHIGDSRAYRMREGELQQLTEDHTLVNELAKSGQLSPEEAANHPRRNVLTRALGTDREVAVDVRRIDLRQGDRLLLCSDGLSSLVEDKLILDTLKEPDANMEQIADRLITLALLAGGDDNVTVAIIDCAEDDAAEGGAS, from the coding sequence GTGAAGACGGCTTGGCGAAGCCATGTCGGAAGAGTCCGGCATTTGAACGAAGACAGGGCTTGGACGGGGCAGCTCCGGAACGGCATTGCGGCGGCGGTAGTCGCCGACGGAATGGGGGGCCACAAGGCGGGGGACGTGGCAAGCGGCCTTGCGATCGACAGTTTGACGCAGTCGCTGACCGAGTGGAACGAGGATCTCTCTTCGGAGGCGAGCGAGGATCGCCTTCGGGCAATCGTTCGCAAGGCGAACGCGGCGGTTTTCGAAATGGCTTCCGGCAACGAAGCTTATTCCAACATGGGGACGACGGTCGTCCTCGCCATGGCGGACAAGGAAGCCGCGATGATCGGCCATATCGGCGACAGCCGGGCCTATCGGATGCGCGAGGGCGAACTCCAGCAGCTGACGGAGGATCATACGCTGGTGAACGAACTCGCCAAATCGGGCCAACTGAGCCCGGAGGAGGCGGCGAACCACCCGCGGCGCAACGTGCTGACGCGGGCGCTGGGAACCGACCGGGAAGTCGCGGTCGACGTCAGGCGGATCGATCTGCGGCAAGGCGACCGGCTGCTGCTGTGCAGCGACGGGCTCAGCTCCCTGGTGGAAGACAAGCTCATTCTGGATACGCTGAAGGAACCGGACGCGAATATGGAACAGATCGCGGACCGGTTGATTACGCTTGCTCTCCTGGCCGGAGGGGACGACAACGTGACGGTGGCCATCATCGATTGCGCCGAGGATGATGCCGCGGAAGGGGGAGCGTCATGA